Proteins encoded by one window of Dryocola sp. LX212:
- the murQ gene encoding N-acetylmuramic acid 6-phosphate etherase: MKINLNKLVTESRNPASAEIDTLPTLDMLAVINQQDKLVPVAVEATLPQIAQVVDKVVEAFGRGGRLIYCGAGTSGRLGILDASECPPTYGTPREQVVGLIAGGHPAILQAVENAEDSREMGEQDLRDLNFNDRDVLVGIAASGRTPYVLGAMAYAKSVGATVAAISCNPGSEMSEAADIAIEPVVGAEVVTGSSRMKAGTAQKLILNMITTGAMIRSGKVYGNLMVDVEATNAKLLQRQVNIVVEATDCTSEEAQKALGECNRHCKTAILMMLSGLSATDAGALLAKHQGFIRKALQGNTP, translated from the coding sequence ATGAAGATCAACTTAAACAAACTGGTTACCGAAAGCCGCAACCCGGCAAGCGCAGAAATCGACACTCTGCCGACTCTCGACATGCTCGCCGTCATCAACCAGCAGGACAAGCTGGTGCCGGTTGCCGTGGAGGCAACGCTGCCGCAGATCGCGCAGGTGGTTGATAAGGTTGTTGAGGCGTTCGGCCGCGGCGGCAGGCTGATTTACTGCGGCGCGGGTACGTCCGGGCGTCTGGGTATTCTGGATGCGAGCGAGTGCCCGCCAACTTACGGCACCCCGCGCGAGCAGGTCGTTGGGCTGATTGCGGGCGGGCATCCCGCTATTTTACAGGCGGTAGAAAACGCCGAAGACAGCCGCGAAATGGGCGAGCAGGATCTGCGGGATCTTAATTTTAACGATCGGGATGTGCTGGTCGGGATCGCCGCCAGCGGGCGCACGCCGTACGTGCTGGGCGCAATGGCCTATGCGAAAAGCGTTGGCGCAACCGTCGCGGCTATATCCTGTAACCCCGGCAGCGAAATGAGCGAGGCGGCGGATATCGCCATCGAGCCGGTAGTTGGTGCGGAAGTGGTGACCGGCTCTTCGCGCATGAAGGCGGGCACGGCCCAGAAGCTGATCCTGAATATGATCACCACCGGGGCGATGATCCGCAGCGGCAAGGTTTACGGCAACCTGATGGTGGACGTGGAGGCGACCAACGCCAAGCTGCTTCAGCGCCAGGTCAATATCGTGGTAGAAGCCACCGACTGCACGTCGGAAGAGGCGCAGAAGGCGCTCGGCGAATGCAACCGCCACTGCAAAACCGCCATTCTGATGATGCTAAGCGGCCTGTCGGCTACCGATGCGGGCGCGCTGTTAGCCAAACATCAGGGCTTCATCCGTAAAGCGCTGCAGGGGAATACACCATAA
- the murP gene encoding PTS N-acetylmuramic acid transporter subunit IIBC, producing the protein MAKITGPMIDQILRLTGGGENILICGNCMTRLRLTLKDRQLIRLDELKKIPGVMGVVNRDDQLQIILGPGKAQTASEMMNAKLADGTRPSGEENADLQATARQNKQQMKAKQNSAVHNFLTKFATIFTPLIPGFIAAGLLLGIATLLQQTLVVDGVTTAAWLTQLIAYMKVFSIGLFTFLSILIGYNTQKAFGGTGVNGAIIASLFILRYVPEGTVGYYAGMDNFFGMAIDPRGNIIGVLLACILGAWIERQVRRAIPDNLDMILTSTITLLITGAITFVAIMPIGGELFKGMSWLFLHLNGNPFGTALLAGLFLIAVVFGIHQGFVPVYFALMDVQGFNSLFPILAMAGAGQVGAALALFARSPKGSTLRTQIKGAIFPGLLGIGEPLIYGVTLPRLKPFITACIGGGVGGFFIGLVAWLGLPVGLNTVFGPSGLVSIPLMTSGQGIFAGMAVYVAGILISYFAGFVLTWFFGSKNVDLS; encoded by the coding sequence ATGGCAAAAATTACCGGCCCGATGATCGATCAGATCCTGCGCCTGACGGGCGGTGGCGAAAATATTCTGATCTGCGGCAACTGCATGACTCGCCTGCGCTTAACGCTTAAGGATCGTCAGCTTATCCGGTTGGACGAGCTGAAGAAGATCCCCGGCGTGATGGGCGTGGTGAACCGCGACGACCAGCTGCAAATCATTCTTGGCCCGGGCAAGGCGCAAACGGCCAGCGAGATGATGAATGCGAAGCTTGCCGACGGCACCCGGCCGTCAGGGGAAGAGAACGCCGATCTCCAGGCGACCGCTCGCCAGAACAAGCAGCAGATGAAGGCGAAGCAGAACAGCGCGGTGCATAACTTTTTGACGAAGTTTGCCACCATCTTTACGCCGCTTATTCCGGGGTTTATCGCCGCGGGCCTGCTGCTGGGCATCGCCACGCTGCTGCAACAAACGCTGGTTGTCGACGGCGTTACCACTGCCGCCTGGCTGACGCAGCTGATTGCCTATATGAAGGTGTTCAGCATCGGCCTGTTTACTTTCCTGAGCATCCTGATCGGCTACAACACCCAGAAAGCCTTCGGCGGCACCGGGGTGAACGGCGCGATTATTGCCTCGCTGTTTATCCTGCGCTACGTGCCGGAAGGGACGGTGGGCTACTACGCGGGGATGGATAACTTCTTCGGCATGGCCATCGACCCGCGCGGCAATATTATCGGCGTGCTGCTGGCCTGTATTTTAGGCGCGTGGATTGAACGCCAGGTGCGGCGGGCGATCCCGGATAATCTGGACATGATCCTTACTTCGACCATCACGCTGCTGATCACCGGCGCAATCACCTTCGTGGCGATTATGCCGATAGGCGGCGAGCTGTTTAAGGGCATGTCCTGGCTGTTCCTGCATCTGAACGGCAACCCGTTCGGCACCGCGCTGCTGGCCGGGCTGTTCCTGATAGCCGTGGTGTTCGGCATCCACCAGGGCTTTGTCCCGGTCTACTTCGCGCTGATGGACGTGCAGGGCTTTAACTCCCTGTTCCCGATTCTGGCAATGGCCGGAGCAGGGCAGGTGGGTGCCGCGCTCGCGCTGTTCGCCCGCTCGCCAAAAGGCTCCACGCTGCGCACGCAGATCAAAGGGGCGATTTTCCCTGGCCTGCTGGGCATTGGTGAACCGCTGATCTACGGCGTCACGCTGCCGCGCCTGAAACCGTTTATCACCGCCTGCATCGGCGGCGGCGTGGGCGGCTTCTTTATCGGCCTGGTCGCCTGGCTGGGCCTGCCGGTAGGTCTGAACACCGTGTTCGGCCCGTCCGGGCTGGTCTCCATTCCGCTGATGACTTCGGGCCAGGGCATATTCGCGGGCATGGCGGTCTACGTTGCGGGAATTTTGATTTCTTACTTCGCGGGCTTCGTGCTCACCTGGTTCTTCGGTAGCAAGAATGTTGATTTGAGTTAG
- the tauA gene encoding taurine ABC transporter substrate-binding protein has product MAGTKRTFWLAALALIAAPAFAVDVTVAYQTSAEPAKVAQADNAFAKDSGAKVEWRKFDSGASVVRALASGDVQIGNIGSSPLAVAASQKVPIEVFLLASQLGNSEALVVKKGISGPQDLIGKRIAVPFISTTHYSLLAALKHWGIKPGQVQILNLQPPAIIAAWQRGDIDGAYVWAPAVNELEKDGKVLTDSAQVGKWGAPTLDVWVVRKDFARQHPEVVAAFAKSALAAQKGYIDNPDAWLKQPDNLSKLSRLSGVPESDVPGLVKGNTYLTASQQTEQLTGPVNKAIVDTAQFLKAQGKVPAVATDYSQFVTDRFVKPLAQ; this is encoded by the coding sequence ATGGCAGGAACGAAACGTACTTTTTGGCTGGCAGCGCTGGCCCTTATCGCCGCCCCGGCGTTTGCGGTGGACGTCACCGTGGCTTATCAGACTTCTGCCGAACCCGCCAAAGTTGCGCAGGCCGATAACGCCTTTGCCAAAGACAGCGGCGCGAAGGTCGAGTGGCGCAAGTTCGACAGCGGCGCTTCCGTGGTGCGTGCCCTGGCCTCCGGCGACGTACAGATTGGCAATATCGGCTCCAGCCCGCTCGCCGTCGCCGCCAGCCAGAAGGTGCCGATTGAGGTGTTCCTGCTGGCGTCTCAGCTCGGTAATTCCGAAGCGCTGGTGGTGAAGAAAGGCATCTCCGGCCCGCAGGATCTGATCGGCAAGCGCATCGCCGTGCCGTTTATCTCGACCACCCATTACAGCCTGCTGGCCGCCCTGAAACACTGGGGCATCAAGCCGGGCCAGGTACAAATCCTCAACTTACAGCCCCCGGCAATTATTGCCGCCTGGCAGCGCGGCGATATCGACGGTGCTTACGTCTGGGCGCCTGCCGTTAACGAGCTGGAAAAAGACGGCAAAGTGCTGACGGATTCCGCGCAGGTCGGCAAGTGGGGCGCGCCTACGCTTGACGTCTGGGTCGTTCGTAAAGACTTCGCCCGGCAGCATCCTGAAGTGGTGGCAGCCTTTGCCAAAAGCGCGCTCGCGGCCCAGAAGGGCTACATCGATAACCCGGACGCGTGGCTTAAGCAACCGGATAACCTCAGTAAACTTTCCCGCCTGAGCGGCGTACCGGAAAGCGACGTGCCGGGCCTGGTGAAGGGCAATACCTACCTCACCGCGAGCCAGCAAACCGAGCAGCTTACCGGCCCGGTGAACAAGGCGATAGTGGACACCGCGCAGTTCCTGAAGGCGCAGGGCAAAGTCCCGGCGGTGGCAACGGACTACAGCCAGTTCGTCACCGATCGCTTCGTGAAACCGCTGGCGCAGTAA
- the tauB gene encoding taurine ABC transporter ATP-binding subunit: MLQVSGLSADYGGKTVLNDINLTVDEGELLVVLGPSGCGKTTLLNLIAGFVPYDTGSITLQGRQVTGPGAERGVVFQNEGLLPWRTVLDNVAFGLQLAGQPKEQRDEIALDMLRKVGLEDKAKRAIWQLSGGQRQRVGIARALATKPQLLLLDEPFGALDAFTREQMQTLLLKLWHESRRQVLLITHDIEEAVFLATELVLLSPGPGRVLERLPLDFGRRFAAGEPCRSIKSDPEFIAKREYVLSRVFEQREGFL, from the coding sequence ATGTTGCAGGTATCAGGGCTTAGCGCGGATTACGGCGGCAAAACCGTCCTTAACGACATTAATCTGACGGTGGATGAAGGCGAACTGCTGGTGGTGCTCGGCCCGTCCGGCTGCGGCAAAACTACCCTGCTGAACCTGATTGCCGGCTTTGTTCCTTACGATACCGGCAGCATCACGCTGCAGGGCAGGCAGGTAACCGGGCCGGGTGCCGAGCGCGGTGTGGTCTTTCAGAATGAAGGGCTGCTGCCGTGGCGCACGGTGCTGGATAACGTGGCCTTCGGGCTGCAGCTTGCCGGGCAGCCGAAAGAGCAGCGGGATGAAATCGCCCTCGACATGCTGCGCAAGGTTGGCCTGGAAGATAAGGCTAAGCGCGCCATCTGGCAGCTTTCCGGCGGGCAGCGGCAGCGGGTGGGTATCGCCCGCGCGCTGGCGACAAAACCGCAGCTTCTGCTGCTCGATGAACCTTTTGGCGCGCTGGACGCGTTCACCCGCGAACAGATGCAGACCCTGCTGTTGAAGCTGTGGCACGAGAGCCGCCGTCAGGTGCTGCTGATTACCCACGATATCGAAGAGGCCGTGTTTCTTGCCACCGAGCTAGTGCTGCTGTCGCCGGGGCCAGGACGCGTGCTGGAGCGCCTGCCGCTTGATTTTGGCCGCCGCTTTGCCGCTGGCGAACCTTGCCGCAGCATCAAGTCCGACCCGGAATTTATCGCTAAGCGCGAATACGTGCTTAGCCGTGTATTTGAACAGCGCGAGGGCTTTCTATGA
- the tauC gene encoding taurine ABC transporter permease TauC: protein MSIVITDKTQRRRLAWRWPFSRHVTLSLTTLTAIVLLWWWVAAEQWVSPLFLPPPGQVLSKLISIAGPQGFMDATLWQHLAASLLRILTALAAAVLIGIPVGIAMGLSPTVRGILDPLIELYRPVPPLAYLPLMVIWFGIGETSKILLIYLAIFAPVAMSTMAGVRSASQVRIRAARALGATRSQVVWHVILPGALPEILTGFRIGLGVGWSTLVAAELIAATRGLGFMVQSAGEFLATDVVLAGIGVIAVIAFCLELGLRALQRRLTPWHGEGQ, encoded by the coding sequence ATGAGCATCGTCATCACGGATAAAACGCAGCGCCGCCGCCTGGCCTGGCGCTGGCCCTTCTCGCGCCACGTTACGCTAAGCCTGACTACGCTCACCGCCATCGTTCTGCTGTGGTGGTGGGTTGCCGCCGAACAGTGGGTCAGCCCGCTGTTTCTGCCGCCGCCGGGGCAGGTGCTGAGCAAGCTGATTAGCATCGCCGGGCCGCAGGGCTTTATGGACGCCACGCTGTGGCAGCATCTGGCCGCCAGCCTGCTGCGTATTCTGACCGCGCTCGCTGCCGCCGTGCTGATCGGGATCCCCGTCGGGATTGCGATGGGGCTTAGCCCGACCGTGCGCGGCATTCTCGACCCGCTGATCGAACTGTATCGCCCGGTGCCGCCGCTGGCCTATCTGCCGCTGATGGTGATCTGGTTTGGCATCGGCGAAACCTCGAAAATCCTGCTGATTTATCTGGCGATATTTGCCCCTGTCGCCATGTCGACGATGGCTGGCGTGCGAAGCGCCTCGCAGGTGCGCATTCGGGCAGCGCGGGCGCTGGGCGCAACACGTTCGCAGGTTGTCTGGCATGTGATTCTGCCGGGCGCATTGCCGGAAATTCTTACCGGGTTCCGCATCGGGCTGGGCGTGGGCTGGTCAACGTTGGTTGCTGCGGAGCTTATTGCGGCAACCCGCGGGCTGGGCTTTATGGTGCAGTCCGCAGGTGAATTCCTGGCAACGGACGTGGTGCTCGCGGGCATCGGCGTGATTGCCGTCATCGCATTCTGTTTAGAACTGGGTTTACGCGCGCTGCAGCGTCGGTTGACCCCATGGCATGGAGAAGGACAATGA
- the tauD gene encoding taurine dioxygenase — protein MSEKVNIVPLGPYIGGLVSGVDLTRSLSDNQFEQLYHALIRHQVLFFRDQAITPQQQRALAMRFGDLHIHPVYPHAEGVEEIIVLDTHDDNPPDNDNWHTDVTFIETPPAGAILAAKTLPETGGDTLWTSGIAAYEALSEPFKRLLSGLEAEHDFRKSFPEYKHTGSEAEHQRWREAVIKNPPLNHPVVRTHPVSGRQALFVNEGFTTRIVDLTQKESDALLAFLFAHVTKPEFQVRWRWQENDIAIWDNRVTQHYANADYLPARRIMHRATILGDRPFWRG, from the coding sequence ATGAGTGAAAAAGTGAATATTGTGCCGCTGGGGCCGTACATCGGCGGGCTGGTGAGCGGGGTGGACTTAACGCGCAGCCTGAGCGATAACCAGTTCGAGCAGCTCTATCACGCGCTGATCCGCCATCAGGTGCTGTTCTTCCGCGACCAGGCGATTACGCCGCAGCAGCAGCGGGCGCTGGCGATGCGCTTCGGGGATTTACACATTCACCCGGTTTATCCGCACGCGGAGGGCGTGGAGGAGATCATCGTGCTGGATACCCACGACGATAACCCGCCGGATAACGACAACTGGCACACCGACGTCACCTTCATCGAGACGCCGCCTGCCGGAGCGATTCTGGCGGCGAAAACGCTGCCGGAAACGGGAGGCGATACGCTGTGGACCAGCGGCATCGCGGCTTACGAGGCGCTGTCCGAACCGTTCAAACGCCTGCTGTCCGGGCTGGAGGCGGAGCACGATTTCAGGAAGTCATTCCCGGAATATAAACATACCGGCAGCGAAGCGGAGCACCAGCGCTGGCGCGAGGCCGTTATCAAAAACCCTCCGCTCAATCACCCCGTTGTGCGCACCCATCCGGTAAGCGGCAGGCAGGCGCTGTTTGTGAATGAAGGATTCACGACGCGGATTGTCGATCTGACGCAGAAAGAGAGCGACGCGCTGCTGGCGTTCCTGTTCGCCCACGTCACTAAACCAGAGTTCCAGGTCCGCTGGCGCTGGCAGGAAAACGACATTGCCATCTGGGACAATCGCGTCACCCAGCATTACGCCAACGCAGATTACCTGCCCGCCCGACGGATTATGCACCGCGCAACAATACTGGGGGATAGGCCTTTCTGGCGGGGGTGA
- the nepI gene encoding purine ribonucleoside efflux pump NepI — protein sequence MSEHIQQTAKPEPIVRPNWSAVFAVAFCVACLITVEFLPVSLLTPMAQDLGISEGVAGQSVTVTAFVAMFASLFVTTLIGKTDRRHVVLLFSVLLTASCLMVSFAQNFTLLLLGRACLGLALGGFWAMSASLTMRLVPARTVPKALSVIFGAVSIALVIAAPLGSFLGGIIGWRNVFNGAALMGVGCILWVWKVLPSLPGEAAHLKQNMFGLLKRPGVLAGMAAIFLAFAGQFAFFTYIRPIYMTLAGFDVDGLTLVLLSFGIASFVGTSLSAVFLKRSLKMALTLSPLILALSALTLVLWGTDKIVASAIAIIWGFAFALIPVGWSTWITRSLADQAEKAGSIQVAVIQLANTCGAAVGGYALDNLGLLSPLILSGSLMLLTAALVAVKVRVK from the coding sequence ATGAGTGAACATATCCAACAGACAGCGAAACCGGAGCCGATTGTTCGGCCCAACTGGTCCGCCGTCTTTGCCGTGGCGTTTTGCGTAGCGTGCCTGATTACCGTCGAGTTTTTACCCGTCAGCCTGCTGACGCCGATGGCGCAGGACCTGGGGATTTCGGAAGGCGTGGCCGGACAGTCGGTGACCGTGACGGCATTTGTCGCTATGTTCGCCAGCCTGTTTGTGACGACCCTTATCGGCAAAACCGACCGTCGCCACGTCGTGCTGCTGTTTTCGGTACTGCTGACCGCCTCCTGCCTGATGGTGTCGTTTGCACAAAACTTCACGCTGTTGCTGCTGGGCCGCGCCTGTCTGGGGCTGGCGCTGGGTGGCTTCTGGGCGATGTCCGCCTCGCTGACAATGCGGCTGGTGCCAGCCCGCACGGTGCCAAAAGCGCTGTCGGTGATTTTTGGTGCGGTCTCTATCGCGCTGGTTATCGCCGCGCCGCTGGGGAGCTTCCTGGGTGGGATAATCGGCTGGCGCAACGTCTTTAACGGCGCGGCGCTGATGGGGGTGGGCTGTATTCTCTGGGTCTGGAAAGTGCTGCCGTCCCTGCCGGGAGAAGCGGCACACCTGAAACAGAATATGTTTGGCCTGCTGAAACGCCCGGGCGTGCTGGCGGGCATGGCGGCCATCTTCCTGGCCTTTGCCGGGCAGTTCGCCTTCTTCACCTATATTCGCCCGATCTATATGACGCTGGCCGGCTTCGATGTGGACGGCCTGACGCTGGTGCTGCTGAGCTTCGGCATCGCAAGCTTCGTGGGTACTTCGCTTTCTGCGGTGTTCCTTAAACGCTCGCTGAAAATGGCGCTGACGCTCTCCCCACTGATACTGGCCCTGAGCGCATTAACGCTGGTGCTGTGGGGAACGGATAAGATTGTCGCCTCCGCCATCGCCATCATCTGGGGCTTTGCGTTCGCCTTAATCCCGGTAGGCTGGTCAACGTGGATCACCCGCTCGCTGGCCGATCAGGCGGAAAAAGCAGGCTCCATTCAGGTTGCCGTTATTCAGCTGGCAAACACCTGCGGCGCAGCCGTCGGCGGCTACGCGCTGGACAACCTCGGCCTGCTCTCCCCGCTGATCCTCTCCGGCAGCCTGATGCTGCTGACGGCGGCCCTGGTCGCGGTTAAGGTGCGGGTTAAATAG
- the fimA gene encoding type 1 fimbrial major subunit FimA has product MKFSKIASSLVAGLVLMSGAAHAEDPTPVTVNGGSVHFEGELVNAACAVSTESADKTVHMGQYRTAAFSKVGDTSAQVPFTIVLTDCDSTVAATASAAFTGQTDGTDPTLLAINSGGNATTASGVGIQILDRTSKVLTPDGTSFSTAQTLNDGANTLPFTARYKATAATATAGQANADATFVMKYE; this is encoded by the coding sequence ATGAAATTCAGCAAAATTGCTTCCTCTCTGGTTGCTGGCCTTGTACTGATGAGCGGTGCTGCCCATGCAGAAGATCCTACGCCGGTTACCGTTAACGGCGGTAGCGTTCACTTCGAAGGGGAATTAGTTAACGCCGCCTGTGCCGTCAGCACTGAATCCGCTGATAAAACCGTGCATATGGGCCAGTACCGTACCGCGGCTTTCTCTAAAGTTGGCGACACCTCTGCACAGGTGCCTTTCACCATCGTTCTGACCGATTGCGACAGCACCGTTGCGGCAACCGCTTCTGCGGCCTTCACCGGCCAGACTGACGGGACTGACCCGACGCTGCTGGCGATCAACTCCGGTGGCAACGCCACTACCGCTTCCGGCGTGGGTATCCAGATCCTCGACCGCACCTCTAAAGTGCTGACTCCGGACGGGACATCTTTCTCTACCGCCCAGACGCTGAACGACGGTGCTAATACCCTGCCGTTCACCGCGCGTTATAAAGCAACGGCTGCCACCGCGACTGCGGGCCAGGCCAACGCAGACGCTACTTTCGTTATGAAATACGAATAA